The following DNA comes from Candidatus Woesearchaeota archaeon.
ATTATAGATACTAAGGCATATGGAGAAGGCTACTCAAAAAGCATTTCTCAGGCAGATGAGATGATTCGCTATATTGAAGATAACAAAAGACGTGATATAAATCGCAATCCTACTGAATGGTGGATTGATTTTGATCCGATAATCCCACAAAATCAATTCTATTTTATGTGGGTTTCTAGTAAATTTGTTGGTCGCTTCCAAGAACAACTTGACTACACTGCTAGTCAAACTAGCACAAATGGAGGTGCACTAAATGTAGAACAATTACTTCTTGGTGCAGACGCAGTTCTAAAAGGTATTCTCGATGCAAATACTTTACCTTTGTACATGAAAAACAAAGAAATCGAATTTATTTCTTAATAAAATAAAAGGAGCTTGCTTTGGCTCCTTTTATCTTATTTGTGTTTCGTAATAGTCGTACTCCATATTCTTCAATTGAAATGTATTTGTGTCATAGTTTGTTACCAACACTTCTATACTACCGGAACCTACCGTATTGTGTGAAGAGTTATCATAATTATAGTCCAAATAATTCACATCCACATTTGAATTTTTTATAAATGACTTTAAATATTCATTAGACCGGCCTTTATGTTCTATTACGTTGCTTAGTGCCCAGCGGACACCCTGTCCCGTTAGTTTTCTTAATAAATCATACATTGCATTTTCTTGTTCCTCATTCCAATTCACAAAACCACGATTCCCATCGTTGTAATTACCTGTAGTAATAAGATAGGGCGGGTCTAAATAAACAAAGTCATTTTCAGTAAGGTTTGATATCTCTAGGTCTGTAAACAAACCATCTACAAATGTCGCGTCTATATTATCAAGTTTAGATACAAAAGAGCGTAAATTCCTTTCCATGTTTTCACTAAACTGACTTCGATTACGTCCAAAGGGATTATTGAATTCCATAGAATTATTAAATCTAAATTGATAGTTATAGCTATATGATACGAGAACATACAAATCTAATGGATTGGGGCTATTGTTATAATCAGATCGAAATTTTAAGTAAGCTTCTTCATTTGTCTTACTAAGGCCGTATTCATTAATTCTAGTTTTAATTCTTTCAACCAGTTCATCTGGTTTTTTAGTAGCAAAGTAACGGAACATCTCATTAATACGATCATTCATGTCATTAAAAACATAACGTTTAGCATCTACATTAATCCCTACATTTGCCCCACCACTAAATAAATCAACAAATGTGTCTATATTCTTGGGGAATAACGGTATGATTTGTTTCAATAATTTGTATTTACCCCCGATATAATTCAACGGACTCTTGATGTAAGAATTATTATTTGCTTTCCATTTGTCCATTGTCTTAAGAGTTGCTGCAATCACTTTACCTTTTTTTATAGGTTTTTTTTGAATATAAATAAGTGTTTCACTTAACTTATCTCTATTTGACGGTATTTTAGATTTATACTTGCGATAATCAATATGCTCAATATCAATTACACCCTTAAAGGAGTATCTTTTCATTAAATTAGTTAACTC
Coding sequences within:
- a CDS encoding Dam family site-specific DNA-(adenine-N6)-methyltransferase; translated protein: MKGDVNLRFIGSKQLLVENIENLLSKHTNGSEETFLDLFAGTNIVGNYFKKDFTVYSNDLLYFSYVNARAIIENNKELSFNGLQHNGIVDPILYLQKNADKMDFTGSHYYEEAYTPTGDSMYLTVENGKRIDYIRETIELWKNKMWITEGEYFYLLSSLIEAIPFVSNITGTYGAYLKHWDKRALKDLELIPLEVKDNKKENKAFNEDANELIKRLDVDIAYIDTPYNNRQYASNYHLLENVARNDKPSLSGKTKIFDWSNLRSDYAMKRKALNAMDDLISNISATHIVLSYNDEGIIPINELTNLMKRYSFKGVIDIEHIDYRKYKSKIPSNRDKLSETLIYIQKKPIKKGKVIAATLKTMDKWKANNNSYIKSPLNYIGGKYKLLKQIIPLFPKNIDTFVDLFSGGANVGINVDAKRYVFNDMNDRINEMFRYFATKKPDELVERIKTRINEYGLSKTNEEAYLKFRSDYNNSPNPLDLYVLVSYSYNYQFRFNNSMEFNNPFGRNRSQFSENMERNLRSFVSKLDNIDATFVDGLFTDLEISNLTENDFVYLDPPYLITTGNYNDGNRGFVNWNEEQENAMYDLLRKLTGQGVRWALSNVIEHKGRSNEYLKSFIKNSNVDVNYLDYNYDNSSHNTVGSGSIEVLVTNYDTNTFQLKNMEYDYYETQIR